CCGCTCACCGAGGCGGGACCGTCGACCGGAAGCGGGACCACCATCACCTTCTGGCGCGACGCTGACATCTTCGGAACTGCCGAGTACTCATTCGACGGGCTGGCGGACCGATTCAGGGAACTGGCCTTGCTGAACCGGGGCTTGGAAATCTCTCTGACCGACCAGCGCTATCCGGGCGACTCCCGGGCGGAGCGGTTCCGGTTCCCTGGAGGGGCGCGGGACTTCGTCGCCTTCCTCGACGCCCAGGCTGCGACACCCACCTCCCCTGACACCATTGGCTTCGAGTGCGAGGACCCGCGGATGGCGGGGACAGTGGAGGTGGCCTTCCGTTGGCGTGGCTCCGGTGAAGAGCGGATCCAGAGCTTCGCCAACAGTCGGCCCACCATCGGCGGTACACACGAGCGTGGCTTCCGCGACGGAGTGGCGGCCTCGGTCATCGAGTATGCACGGGCACGGCGGCTGCTGCCCGCGACGGACTCCGACCTTGTCGCCGATCGGATCGGCGTGGGTCTGACAGCGGTCGTGTCGGTGAAGGTGGACCAGCCCGAGTTCGAGGGCTCCACACGCGAATGGCTGGGTAACGCCGCAGTGCGCGCCTGCGTCAAGCAAGCCGTCAAAGACCATCTCGGCAGGTGGCTGGGGGAAAACCCGGAGCGGGCCGCAGCCGTCATCGATCGGATCGTCCGGGGCTGACCGGCAACGGGCCGCCCCGCCGGTTCCCGGAAGCGGGACCAGCGCAGCACGCGGGGCCAGAACTGTGCCCTCTCACACTAGGTGATGACTTGCCATCAGATTGCGACCGGTGGCACTGACAATGCCGCGGCCGGACCAGCCACTGGGCAGTGGCGCCGGGTCCGCACCAGGGCGGACCACCGGACCGTGGTCGCCGACTGGCGGCGCCGTCAGCCGGGCCAGTCAAGCGTCGAGGTGCCGGGCAGGTCCACCCAGGGATCCAGGCGGACGACGGTCCGACGTACGTCACCTGCGGGCGTGTAGACGTTGCGGTACAGGTAGGTCGGTGCGTTTGCAGGCGCGCCCGGCCGGACGAGAAGCCCGATGTCGGCGATGTCCCGGCCGGTGCTAACCGCCTGGCCGGCGAGCCCTCGGGGATCTTGCTCGTGCATGGGGAGCGGATCGTCGGGGTCGCGGGGGCGCCGATGCCGTCCAACCGGTTGGCCTTGAGTCACCTCCCCTTCTTACCGCGACTGTTCACGAGTTAGCTCGGGAATGGTTGACGAGATCCCGTCCGATCCATGTGATCGGGCGGGATCTCTGCGTTGTGCGGGCTTGTTCGAGGCGGTGACCGAACCCGGCAGGCCCTGGCGTGTGGCATTCGGTGGTCTGCGGCGGCGGTTCGGGGGTGGTCCGAGGTGCGGGAGGCAGGCCGGGGCTGCCGCTGGGCCAGTGACCAACGGCGACCGGGGCTCGGACTCTTCAGGACACGGGTGGACGTCTCGTCAGCCTGGGGGTGGGGGAAGTCCGTTGGTGGTGAGCGGGATGGGCGTGAGCCCGTCGTAGTCCTGACCCCGGCCGGCCTCGATGGGTTCGGCGCTGCTGGTGCGGGTCCAGTCGTGCAGGATCTGCAGGTTGATCATGAGGATCATCAGGGCGAGCAGGAGGCTCTGGGCGACGCGGCCGTGGGCGAGGCGCTTCTTGGGGTCGGCGATATCGATGCGGTGGCCCTTGGCCCGGCCGTTCAGGCCCTCGTTGTGCGCCCGGATGGGCTTGTAGGCGTCGCGCCAGTCAGGGCTGAGGTAGTGGCGATCCTGACGGAACTTGTCGAGTTTCCCCAGGTCACCGGGGTGGACGGTGATCGTCGGCTTGCGGCAGATCCTCGGCAGCTCGTTCTTGTTCGCTGGCCGCAGGCGCTCGGCGGGGCTGATCTGGATGCTCGGCTTGGCGGAGGGGTGGGCCGCGGTGGAGCGCGCGTTGGTGAGGTCGACGACGGCGGGGGCGCCGGCCTCGGGCCGGTGCAGGCGGTTGAAGCGCGCGCAGGTCACCGAGGGGGAAGGGCCGGCGGCGGGGCACTGCAGGCGGATGGTCCCGTGCTGGTCGGGGCCCTGCTTGCGCTTGAGGAAGAAGGGCTCGCGCTTCGCGAGACGCTGTTCGAGCTTCTGGTCGAGGTCGCGGACGGCCTTGTCCTCCAGACCGGTGGTCGCGTTCGCGAGCGCGTCCGGGATGCCGGGGCAGGCGAGGGTGCCGTCGATGAGGAGTGCGCCGAGGTGGGTGCCCTGGACGCCGCGCTGGTCCTGCTTGTAGTCGAGGGCGAGCTGGTAGCCCAGGCGGCGGGCTGGCTGCTGGAAGTGCTCGGACTTCTGGTCGGTGTAGGCACGGTCGGCGGCCAGCAGCCCGACGGGCAGACCGAGCGGGGCCAAGGTGGTGAGAGCGTGGACGGCGTTGGGCCCGACGCGCTTGCCGGGAGTGTCCAGGACGGCCCCGAGGGCGAGTTGGGGGTGCTTGCTGGCCCGCTCCCCGGCGTGGGGGTGGCCGGCGGGGTGGCGTCGGCTGGCGGCGACCAGCAGGGTTGCGCTGTGGCCGAAGACGCCTTCGGTGGCGCCACCGCTGAAGTGCCACCCGGCGGTCAGTTCGACGGAGGCGAGGTCACGCCGGTCGCTGGGCGGGTGGTGCCAGGCGGGGACGGCGGTGGTGTCGGCGCCGATGTCGCCGCGCCAGCTCTTGAAGAGGCCGCGGCGTTGGGCGAGTCGGACGGTGACCAGCACCATGCGGTCGCTGATCTCCTGCAGCAGGGCCCGGCGCCGAAGGTGTTCCGGGTCGTCGTCCTCCCAGGCGGCGGCGTGGGCGGCGGCCTCGGCGAGGGGGAGCCTTCGCCGGCGGTCGGCGCGGGAGGGGTCGAGGGCCGTGGTCAGTCGGTCGAAGGAACGGGAGAGACGACGGGAGAACGCGACGCGTGCCCACGGGTCGCCCCGGTCGACGTCGGGGACGTGGAGCCATCCTCGGGCGGTGGGGCTGAGCTGGTCGAGCAGGATTCGGGAGGCATCGGCCAGGCACGCATTCTGGTGGTGGTGCAGGGACAGCAGAAGGCCGACCAGCACGGTGCGGACCGGCAGGCCGCCCGGTCCCGGACGGCCCGCCAGTTCGGTGTCGATGAGGTCGAGGACGCCGGAGCGGTGGAGCAGGAAGTCGAGCTGGCCGACCTTGGAGTCCGCTATCTGCGCGGGTGCATCGCTGACCGGCCGGGGCCGGCAGTGCCTGATCTTCTCCGGGTTCCGCCAGGCGCGCGGGACGGTCATGCCGAGCGGCCCCGCAGGAGCCGGACCGCGGTGGCGTCGTCGAGTGGGGGGACGAGGTGCTGGTAGCGGGCGAGGGAGGCGGCGGAGGCGAGCCCGGCCGCCCTGGCGATCAGGGCATGGTCGATGCGGTCGGTCATCAGCTCGACGATCCAGCCGGCCCGCAGCCTGCCGACCGACACCGGAGGGAGGCCGCCGGACGGCTGATGCAGCAGGGACCAGGAGCCGATGAGGTTCTTCGCGTAGGGAGTCGTGCGACGGGGCCGGAAGAGGTAGTGGCCGCCCGCCAGGTCGGCGAGCTCGGCCAGTACCTCCTCCCACTGGGCACGGGCGACCAGCGGGGAGCGCTCGATGCCGGTATGGACGAGTGGATGCCCCGGTCCGGGGCGCCGCAGATCCAGGCCTCTGGTGGCGGCGACCTCCCGGGGCATCAGCCCGCAACCGGCCCCGAGCGCCAGCAACGCGAGCGCGTCGGTCCGCTGCTGCCCCCGAAGCCGCGAGGCCCAGTGCCGCAGTCCCGCCAGCTCGTCTTTGCTGTAGGGGTCGTGGGGATTGGCTGGGGCGTGCAGCTTCGGAGGGACGGGCTCGCCCCGGTCCGCCCAGGCCAGCGCGTCACGCACCCTCCTCAGCCAGCTGCGATAGGTCTTCACCGAGTTCGGGGTGAGGGAACCCACACGGGACAGGACGAAGGCGTCGATGACCTCGCCCCGCAACCAGAGGTCCGGATCACGCGGCAGGCCGCTCGCCTCAGCCCAGAGGGCCAGGCCGGCGGTGGCGTGCAGAAGCCGTTCGACGTCGTAGGGCACGGCCGTGACCGTCGCTGCGACGATCGACCGCACCAGCGGTGCGACATCGTCCCAGCCCGGCGGTGCCTCACGGGGCCGGTAGCGAGTGATCTTCGCGGAAGTGTCTGGATCAAGTGCCACGTTCCACGAATACCGGCTGGTCAAGCAGCCGTCCGGGGATTGATCCACTTCAATGGACAGGATGGTGTGAACATGGTCGGCGGAAGCGCCCGCGTGCGCCCCCCTAGGGATCTGACCGGGGATCCGGAAGCCTGGCCCCATCTGGCCAGCGCCGATGTCGGGGCGGAAGCCGTCCGGGAGGTCTCCCGCCGCCTCGCCGACGCCCTCGCCGAGCAGGGAACGAGCCTGCGTCAGACCGCAGCCGCATCCGGCGTCAACCGGCAGGCGATCGCCGACCTCCTGGCCGGCCGGTCCTGGCCGGACATCGCGACCGTCGCCCGCCTGGAGCACTTCCTCGCCGTGCCGTTGTATCCGCACCGCGGCGGAACGCGCATCGCGCATGGTGAACGGCCTTTCCGTCCCCGCGACGCTGTCCCGGGGACGACGAAATAGGCCACGCGCCCCCCGAGGCCAGTGAGCTTCCTCTACTCTCGGGGGTGCGTGAACCACTTGATATGGGGCCACGTGAAGGTTCCGATCCGGGAGCAACCCCGCCGGAGCCGGTTCCCTCCTCCCTGCCAGGGGAGGGGGGAACACCTCTATGAAGGGCGCGTCGTCAGGCGGCCCCCTCCGCGTGCGGGCCCTCGGGACGGGCGATGGCGAACACGCCGACCGGACCCTCGACGACCCTGCCGGTCTTCACCAGCCGCTTGCAGGTCGAGCGGGTCGTCTCCTTCACAACCCGGCCCTCGGCGCCACTCACCGGCCGGCCCAGGGCCTCGGTGATATCCCTGACGCCCAGCGGACGCCCGGATGTGGCCAGAATCTGCAGGATCGCCTGCATCACCTCTCCGGACTTCACCGCTGAGGCAGCCTGGCCATCGCCGGGGACGGGTGACTTCCGGCGGGCGGCCACCTGGTCCGTGCCGGCCTGCCGGCCCGGCCGATCCGCTGGCCCGGCCTCGTCATCCTGAGCTGCCTTCGCCGAACCTGTTGCACTCGGCTCGCGGTCCTGCGCGGAACCCGCATCGCGGCCGGCGATCTCAGCGAGGGCCTCGGCGAGCTGGTCCCGGGCACTGTCAGCTTTAACCAACTCGACACGCAAAGAAGCGAGTTCGGCTTCCAGATCCGCCTGCCGCCGCCGCAGTCGCTCGCTCTTGGCCGTGTAGAAGTCAACGGCGGTCCGAAGCCCCGGGGCCGCAGCAGCCTCATCCGCTCCCACGGAACCCATGCGCCCTCCCGAGATGTCCTGACACACCAGTGCAACCGCAGACATCGTAGGGAATGCCAGACGTGTCAGGCAGGCAAACGCCCAACCACGTCTGGCACTTGGACTTGAAACGCGTCAGGCAACCCTTGGGCCGAGGGGGGAGACGGAGCAGACGGGCGAGTGGCTGGCGTGACTGGTGCCTGCGCGAGGCCGTCAGACCTCAGGCACAGCAGCTGGTCATCTATTCTGAGCTCCTGTTGCCCGGTCGACAGTCCCCTTCCGCCTGCCCGCGAGGTGATCACCGGCTCTGCGGCGGACGGTGCTCAGCCACGGAGCTCGGGCCAACCGTCCTTGTTCGAGCAGGACTCGTGGTCGTAGCGGGTCAGGCGGTCCCACTCCGTCCCGGTCACCTGCTCGAACGCCTCCTCGTGCACGTAGAGCAACTGCTCGCACTGCCGCGCCGTGAACGGTGCGAACCGCTCGGGATCGTAGAACACGCCCTCGTATGCGTCGCGGCCCGCAGCCACCACTGCGGC
This region of Kitasatospora sp. NBC_00240 genomic DNA includes:
- a CDS encoding ATP-binding protein, which codes for MSKEAVRYDASHIQVLEGLDAVRKRPGMYIGSTSERGLRHMVFEIADRAVNEVLTGNASRVDITLTPDGGVCVADDGPGVPIDEAGDVGGPGLETLLTRMGAGAGRSDRHDVTAGFCGVGPCVVNALSSRMTAEVQRAGARWVQEYTRGVAVTPLTEAGPSTGSGTTITFWRDADIFGTAEYSFDGLADRFRELALLNRGLEISLTDQRYPGDSRAERFRFPGGARDFVAFLDAQAATPTSPDTIGFECEDPRMAGTVEVAFRWRGSGEERIQSFANSRPTIGGTHERGFRDGVAASVIEYARARRLLPATDSDLVADRIGVGLTAVVSVKVDQPEFEGSTREWLGNAAVRACVKQAVKDHLGRWLGENPERAAAVIDRIVRG
- a CDS encoding helix-turn-helix transcriptional regulator, yielding MVGGSARVRPPRDLTGDPEAWPHLASADVGAEAVREVSRRLADALAEQGTSLRQTAAASGVNRQAIADLLAGRSWPDIATVARLEHFLAVPLYPHRGGTRIAHGERPFRPRDAVPGTTK